A DNA window from Mya arenaria isolate MELC-2E11 chromosome 17, ASM2691426v1 contains the following coding sequences:
- the LOC128223040 gene encoding uncharacterized protein LOC128223040: protein MAQSYCAAKVPGAEWVFALRRDCTMAPTCNTICANAKASILSTISNQRKSVGCFDAFNVIKSHPILIPNAEFDQPDSGKVNLGSYSYGSGGCTWRANHCGPNYCCCKAYN from the exons ATGGCCCAGTCCTATTGTGCTGCTAAGGTCCCAGGAGCAGAATGGGTCTTTGCTCTTCGCAGGGATTGTACTATGGCTCCTACTTGCAACACCATATGCGCAAATGCTAAAGCAAGCATTCTGTCGACCATCTCAAATCAACGAAAAAG tgtgGGATGTTTCGACGCCTTCAATGTAATAAAGAGCCACCCAATCTTGATCCCAAATGCTGAATTCGACCAGCCGGACTCTGGCAAAGTGAACCTGGGGTCCTATAGCTACGGAAGTGGTGGATGTACATGGAGAGCCAACCACTGCGGTCCAAATTATTGCTGTTGCAAGGCATATAACTAA